One window of Bacillus alkalicellulosilyticus genomic DNA carries:
- the comX gene encoding competence pheromone ComX yields MQEIIEFLIQNPDVVEKVKNGTASLLHVGDEEVKSILSVLLNNANELRVEMWKKLY; encoded by the coding sequence ATGCAAGAAATTATTGAGTTTTTGATCCAAAATCCTGATGTAGTAGAGAAGGTGAAAAACGGGACAGCCAGTTTGCTTCATGTAGGTGACGAGGAAGTGAAATCTATTTTATCAGTTCTGTTAAACAACGCAAATGAATTAAGGGTAGAAATGTGGAAGAAATTGTATTAA
- a CDS encoding peptidase domain-containing ABC transporter, which produces MLKKYVAIKQNDEKDCGAACLATISKQYGLKLPISKIREIAGTDKQGTNALGLIKAAEELGFTAKGVKGNPEAFFGEFPLPAIAHVVVDQQYLHYVVIHKITKKEITIADPAKGIVKVTPEEFFKEWTGILILMVPTPKFEKGDETKGLFSRFLHLLKPQKYLFLQIIIASILYTLLGIAGAFYFQLLIDEILAFDLQKTLHIISIGIIVLYTFKVLLDAFRSYLLLHISQKLDISLILGYYRHVLSLPMNFFGTRKVGEIISRLMDASKVREAISGATLTILLDTLMVIIGGIVLYTQSSFLFGITLILVPIYIIIVWAFRRAYEKINRKEMEENAQLTSFLVESLNGIETVKAYNAETYANLETETRFIKFIKSIFKHGMIDNYQSALKNYLQLAGGIVILWIGSYQVLQGNMTAGQLIAYNALLAYFLSPLQNLINLQPMIQSAVVASQRLGEILDLETEEDKHKGKKIAPDHLKGNIEIKNLDFRYGTRELILKDISLSINQGERVAFVGESGSGKTTLAKLLLNFYQAEKGEIIINNFNIKDLDFNRLRERIAYVSQENFFFSGTIEENLSLGTDNDTTLEDIIEAAQMANAHEFINQLPLRYNTLLEENGANLSGGQRQRLSITRAILKKPDILIMDEATSNLDSITEKAISETIDSYCEGITTLIIAHRLSTIMKCDKICVLEHGGIVEMGTHQELLAKQGRYFELWQNQMPEMNIEQELVVN; this is translated from the coding sequence ATGCTAAAAAAATATGTAGCTATTAAACAGAACGATGAAAAAGATTGTGGAGCAGCATGCCTAGCAACCATCTCAAAACAATACGGGTTAAAATTACCTATCTCGAAAATAAGAGAAATCGCTGGTACTGACAAACAAGGGACAAATGCACTAGGTTTAATTAAAGCAGCGGAAGAATTAGGTTTTACTGCAAAAGGAGTAAAAGGTAATCCAGAAGCATTTTTTGGGGAATTTCCATTGCCAGCAATTGCACATGTTGTCGTGGACCAACAGTATCTTCATTACGTAGTTATTCATAAAATTACAAAGAAAGAAATTACCATTGCTGATCCTGCAAAAGGCATTGTAAAAGTCACTCCTGAAGAATTTTTTAAAGAGTGGACAGGCATTTTAATCTTGATGGTTCCCACTCCAAAGTTTGAAAAAGGTGATGAAACGAAAGGATTATTTTCTAGATTTCTTCATTTACTTAAACCGCAAAAGTACCTCTTTTTACAAATTATCATTGCGTCAATTTTATATACGTTGTTGGGGATTGCGGGAGCCTTTTATTTTCAATTACTGATTGATGAAATCCTAGCGTTTGATTTACAAAAGACGTTGCACATCATTTCAATTGGAATTATCGTACTTTATACATTTAAAGTGTTACTTGATGCATTTCGCTCTTATTTATTGTTACATATTAGTCAAAAGTTAGATATTAGCTTAATCCTAGGGTATTACAGACATGTTCTATCATTACCAATGAATTTTTTTGGGACAAGAAAAGTCGGAGAAATAATCTCTCGTTTAATGGATGCTTCAAAAGTGAGAGAAGCTATTTCAGGCGCCACACTTACAATTTTACTAGATACACTAATGGTTATTATCGGTGGAATTGTATTATATACTCAAAGCTCTTTCTTATTTGGCATCACCCTTATTTTAGTACCCATTTATATCATCATTGTGTGGGCCTTCCGAAGAGCATATGAAAAAATCAATCGCAAGGAAATGGAAGAAAATGCTCAGCTTACTTCTTTCCTAGTTGAATCCTTAAATGGAATTGAAACGGTTAAAGCTTATAATGCGGAGACCTATGCAAACTTAGAAACAGAAACAAGGTTTATTAAATTTATCAAAAGCATCTTTAAACACGGAATGATTGATAATTACCAAAGCGCACTAAAAAACTATCTTCAGTTAGCGGGTGGAATTGTCATTTTGTGGATAGGTTCTTATCAAGTGTTACAAGGGAATATGACTGCTGGTCAATTGATTGCGTATAATGCGTTACTTGCTTACTTCCTTTCTCCACTACAAAACTTAATTAACTTACAACCGATGATTCAATCTGCTGTTGTTGCTTCTCAGCGTCTGGGAGAAATCCTAGACCTAGAAACAGAAGAAGATAAACATAAAGGGAAAAAAATAGCTCCTGATCATTTAAAAGGAAACATTGAAATCAAAAATCTAGATTTCCGGTACGGTACTAGAGAGCTCATTTTAAAAGACATTTCTTTATCGATAAATCAAGGAGAACGTGTCGCTTTTGTCGGTGAAAGTGGCTCAGGTAAAACTACGCTAGCAAAGCTATTGCTCAACTTTTACCAGGCGGAAAAAGGTGAAATCATTATTAATAATTTTAATATTAAAGATTTAGACTTTAACCGACTTAGAGAAAGAATTGCTTATGTCTCTCAGGAAAATTTCTTCTTTAGTGGAACGATTGAAGAAAATTTATCATTAGGAACAGACAATGATACGACACTCGAGGATATTATAGAAGCAGCTCAAATGGCAAATGCTCATGAATTTATTAATCAATTACCTTTACGTTACAATACATTACTTGAGGAAAATGGGGCGAACTTATCTGGGGGACAACGGCAACGGTTATCCATTACACGAGCAATCTTGAAGAAGCCAGATATTCTAATTATGGATGAAGCCACAAGTAATTTAGATTCGATAACTGAAAAAGCGATTTCTGAAACAATAGACAGTTATTGTGAAGGAATAACGACGCTTATTATTGCGCATCGTCTTAGTACGATTATGAAGTGTGACAAAATCTGTGTACTTGAACATGGTGGAATCGTAGAAATGGGTACGCACCAAGAATTATTAGCAAAGCAAGGAAGGTACTTTGAATTATGGCAAAATCAAATGCCTGAAATGAATATTGAACAAGAATTAGTTGTGAATTGA
- a CDS encoding sensor histidine kinase, which produces MEEIVLKRKLIDQTLTSILIVISTILIIINLQYPLVGIYVKVSAEEEVLVSHIADLGLASKKNIEINDKIVELDGNDPLEHPLVEKYNIVEQVSSMTIQRLDEVIVFDVHQSDLLGKEAIFYFLFPAVYFLLVCFICLFQYYKVEKGKKVIIGNYLLLLTALGYISATLSSKQYDFAVFIMFFCMLLSPVLLLHYIYVYIGEENKKWLSTRVIRLLYGLTSLVFLSLLLLQEQSGVIILSIFIILFSIIMYYLFKGFLVYKRNPIKVVFQCLIFAVICSIGPLIIFFALPYVVFGISLISGTLASAFLVAMPLVFVYMIGTNTIHDVQLKINRYSYYMFIALLPTLLITLIYKGLIEENVKLDSVFQFIGIIYVIILFSFLSQRVIERKVRTSIQLDKDSYQESIYRIGELLKKQRSVQDIIEIIKNEIQTVLKLEDSLVVSVSNKSHIVCSDNQQMYKWKKVIKKIQVRPIQIGKVIDSVRYTYLFIGEVNQLAIAVFLRKEDKTTLNDVQMEWLSTLAYYTSISLENVLKVEELIQQLDSNKRESHLVNRLLIKWSEKERSRLAIDIHDTVLQELLIIKRKIEDLKESESLSQNEYKGKVVEIEESILDSIYVTRETCHELRPPFLKEFGLRESLNDLLGKFQLRSNIEVSINWPEGTLENEECELAIFRVIQELLTNAEKHSKALWVEINGQINGNQLLLQYKDNGIGLQKMKPNSGLGLLGMKERIESLEGTITMSSKEKQGLTVNVCMPLSR; this is translated from the coding sequence GTGGAAGAAATTGTATTAAAACGCAAGCTAATCGACCAAACACTTACTTCTATCCTCATTGTTATATCAACCATTTTAATAATAATTAATTTGCAATATCCACTTGTAGGGATATATGTAAAGGTGTCTGCAGAGGAAGAAGTATTAGTCAGTCATATTGCTGATTTAGGTTTGGCAAGTAAAAAAAATATTGAAATTAATGATAAAATCGTTGAGTTAGACGGAAACGATCCGCTAGAACACCCTCTTGTTGAAAAATACAATATAGTTGAACAAGTTTCATCAATGACAATTCAACGTTTAGATGAGGTAATCGTTTTTGATGTTCATCAATCAGATTTACTTGGAAAAGAAGCCATTTTTTACTTTCTATTTCCTGCTGTCTATTTTTTATTAGTATGTTTTATCTGTTTATTCCAATATTATAAAGTAGAAAAAGGTAAGAAAGTTATTATTGGAAACTACTTATTGCTTTTAACCGCATTAGGGTATATTTCTGCAACGTTATCTAGTAAACAGTATGACTTTGCTGTGTTTATTATGTTTTTTTGTATGTTGTTATCTCCTGTTTTATTGTTACATTATATTTACGTTTATATCGGTGAAGAAAATAAAAAATGGCTTTCTACTAGAGTAATCAGATTATTATACGGTTTAACATCACTAGTATTTCTTTCTCTTCTTTTACTGCAAGAACAATCCGGTGTTATCATACTTAGTATTTTTATTATCCTATTTTCGATAATTATGTATTACCTTTTTAAAGGGTTTTTAGTTTATAAACGGAATCCGATAAAAGTAGTATTTCAATGTTTGATATTTGCAGTCATTTGTTCTATAGGTCCACTCATTATATTTTTTGCTTTGCCTTATGTCGTATTTGGTATTAGTTTAATTTCTGGGACCTTAGCCTCAGCATTTTTAGTCGCTATGCCACTTGTGTTTGTTTATATGATTGGTACAAATACCATACATGATGTTCAATTAAAAATTAATAGATATTCATATTATATGTTTATTGCTCTTTTGCCCACTTTATTGATTACACTCATTTATAAGGGACTTATCGAAGAAAATGTAAAACTCGACTCGGTATTTCAATTTATTGGGATCATTTATGTCATAATTCTTTTTTCGTTTTTAAGTCAGAGAGTTATTGAACGAAAAGTGCGAACGTCGATACAGCTTGATAAAGATAGTTATCAAGAAAGCATTTACCGTATCGGAGAGCTTCTAAAGAAACAGCGCTCGGTTCAAGATATCATAGAGATAATCAAAAATGAAATTCAAACTGTACTAAAATTGGAAGATAGTTTAGTTGTTAGCGTCTCCAATAAAAGTCATATCGTATGTAGTGATAATCAACAAATGTACAAATGGAAAAAAGTAATAAAAAAAATCCAAGTACGTCCAATACAAATTGGAAAAGTTATTGATTCTGTAAGATACACGTATCTTTTTATAGGTGAAGTGAATCAATTAGCAATTGCGGTATTTTTACGTAAAGAAGACAAAACCACATTAAATGACGTACAAATGGAATGGCTGTCCACACTTGCTTATTATACAAGTATTTCATTAGAAAACGTCCTTAAAGTAGAAGAGCTGATTCAACAATTAGATTCAAATAAAAGAGAAAGTCATTTAGTAAACCGGTTATTAATTAAATGGTCTGAAAAGGAAAGAAGCCGGTTAGCGATTGACATTCATGATACGGTATTGCAAGAGTTGTTAATCATAAAAAGAAAAATAGAAGATTTGAAGGAATCCGAGTCTTTGTCTCAGAATGAATACAAGGGCAAGGTTGTAGAAATTGAAGAAAGTATATTAGACTCTATTTATGTTACAAGGGAAACATGCCACGAATTAAGACCACCTTTTCTTAAAGAATTCGGTCTTAGAGAATCTTTAAATGACCTATTAGGGAAGTTTCAGCTGCGCTCTAACATAGAGGTTAGTATCAATTGGCCTGAAGGTACCTTAGAAAATGAAGAGTGTGAGTTAGCTATTTTTAGAGTTATCCAAGAGCTTTTGACAAATGCTGAAAAACATTCGAAAGCTCTTTGGGTTGAAATTAACGGTCAAATTAACGGAAATCAATTGCTACTACAATATAAGGACAATGGAATCGGATTACAAAAAATGAAACCAAACAGTGGACTAGGACTTTTAGGCATGAAGGAACGAATAGAAAGTCTTGAGGGCACAATAACAATGTCATCAAAAGAAAAACAAGGGCTAACTGTAAATGTTTGTATGCCCTTAAGTAGGTGA
- a CDS encoding HlyD family efflux transporter periplasmic adaptor subunit: MKNIVRDISELTDSRELLESKPHPFVPIFITIFVLLLFSALTWSFFGEIDEVAKASGMVRPNESVSTVQAPVFGQIEEVFFNEGQWVEKGEILFTLDKEELEKELDMRLAEMTEAEEEIELLQLYKKSIETNENLFSTQTERTTYYYDLVDQFFLQSQQIDAELKATQLELSQAKNELERSKGLSNATLEGQQREEKQIKRNLELEKENLLSSLDGVLGELQEEEILLNAVKQDIGKLTGVSEVRAIRYNMYQTQKSKLEDMIQEQLIVEQSQKQLSKNEEITATQFENGSSKSLVKEIEDLENQFKMEIHLNLEQLTNQKKQLEENINLVNEQMTVTRDDEAIRLQREHVSQQQEDIKEQEQMLTETGTLMKKQFEMNTTVEINTAIREQTQYVKTLQETINQLQFTVENRNIIAPTSGIVNVLKELTTGEFVQSGDNIVAIIPDDESEFLMSIVVPNHEIGKISIGQPVNFHFTAFPKQNFGHITGEIKSISSDSIIHQEGISYYTVEAIIQKEPLVNRKGQEGEVKVGMTADAFVIVDTKKVIHYLLEKINMKD; the protein is encoded by the coding sequence GTGAAGAATATTGTAAGAGATATAAGTGAATTAACTGATAGTCGTGAACTTCTAGAATCAAAACCACACCCATTTGTTCCGATTTTTATTACTATATTTGTGTTATTACTCTTTTCCGCCTTAACCTGGTCATTTTTTGGAGAAATTGATGAAGTTGCCAAAGCCTCAGGAATGGTCCGTCCCAATGAAAGTGTAAGTACGGTACAGGCACCTGTATTTGGGCAAATTGAAGAGGTGTTTTTTAATGAGGGGCAATGGGTTGAAAAAGGGGAAATCCTGTTCACTCTAGACAAAGAAGAACTCGAAAAAGAACTAGACATGAGATTAGCAGAAATGACTGAGGCAGAAGAGGAAATTGAATTATTACAATTATATAAGAAAAGCATTGAGACGAATGAAAACTTGTTTTCCACTCAAACTGAGCGTACTACGTATTATTATGATTTAGTAGATCAATTCTTTTTACAATCTCAACAAATTGATGCCGAGTTAAAAGCGACTCAGTTAGAGTTAAGTCAGGCAAAGAATGAGTTAGAACGTTCAAAAGGGTTAAGCAATGCAACCCTTGAAGGTCAACAACGAGAAGAAAAACAAATAAAAAGAAATCTGGAACTTGAGAAAGAGAATTTACTATCTTCTCTTGATGGTGTGCTTGGGGAACTACAAGAAGAAGAGATATTGTTAAACGCCGTGAAACAAGACATTGGAAAATTAACTGGTGTTAGTGAAGTACGTGCCATTCGCTACAATATGTATCAAACGCAAAAAAGCAAACTTGAAGATATGATACAAGAACAACTGATAGTGGAGCAAAGTCAGAAACAGTTATCCAAAAATGAAGAAATTACGGCTACTCAATTTGAAAATGGAAGTAGCAAATCACTTGTAAAGGAAATAGAAGATTTAGAAAATCAATTTAAGATGGAAATTCATCTTAATCTTGAACAACTGACGAACCAAAAAAAGCAGCTTGAAGAAAATATTAACCTAGTAAACGAACAAATGACAGTTACTAGAGATGATGAAGCCATTCGACTGCAACGAGAGCATGTTTCTCAGCAGCAAGAAGATATAAAAGAGCAAGAACAAATGCTCACCGAGACAGGGACACTTATGAAGAAACAGTTTGAAATGAATACCACTGTAGAGATTAATACAGCAATTCGTGAACAAACTCAATATGTAAAAACCCTACAGGAAACAATTAATCAACTTCAGTTTACTGTTGAAAACAGAAATATCATCGCTCCTACTAGCGGAATTGTGAATGTACTAAAGGAACTTACAACAGGAGAGTTTGTTCAATCTGGGGATAATATAGTTGCAATCATACCAGATGACGAATCTGAATTTTTGATGAGCATTGTAGTTCCTAATCATGAAATTGGGAAAATCTCTATTGGTCAACCAGTTAATTTTCACTTTACTGCGTTTCCTAAGCAAAATTTTGGACATATCACAGGAGAAATAAAATCTATTAGTTCTGATTCAATTATCCACCAGGAAGGAATCAGTTATTATACGGTAGAAGCCATTATTCAAAAAGAACCACTTGTGAACCGTAAAGGACAAGAAGGTGAAGTGAAAGTTGGGATGACAGCGGATGCGTTTGTAATTGTTGACACAAAAAAAGTAATTCACTACTTACTTGAAAAGATTAATATGAAAGACTAA
- a CDS encoding aldo/keto reductase family protein has translation MKYRRLGKTGLKVSEISLGSWLTYGKSVEDNTAKKIIHKAYELGINFFDSANVYERGEGERVMAKALKEYDRSSYIITTKAFWPMGDLPNDRGLSRKHVFEQLHASLKRMDLDYVDIFYCHRYDPETPVEETLRTIDDLLRQGKILYAGVSEWSAAQIQEALNVADKYLLDRIVVNQPQYSLLYRHIEQEIIPVSEKNGIAQVVFSPLAQGVLTGKYKGGNIPKDSRAANADINEYVHNFINESNLERVDKLGKLAEELDFTLPELALAWVLRNPNVASAIVGASRPEQIEANAKASGIVLSEEVQQKIEDILA, from the coding sequence ATGAAATATCGTCGTTTAGGAAAAACGGGTTTAAAGGTTAGTGAAATTTCATTAGGTAGCTGGTTAACATACGGAAAGTCAGTAGAGGATAACACAGCTAAAAAAATTATACATAAAGCTTATGAGTTAGGAATTAATTTCTTTGATTCGGCTAACGTTTATGAACGAGGTGAAGGCGAACGTGTGATGGCTAAAGCCTTAAAGGAGTATGACCGTTCTTCTTACATCATTACAACAAAAGCATTTTGGCCAATGGGAGACCTGCCAAATGACAGAGGGTTATCGAGAAAGCATGTATTTGAACAGCTTCATGCCAGCTTAAAAAGAATGGATTTAGATTATGTTGATATTTTCTATTGTCACCGCTATGACCCAGAAACACCAGTAGAGGAAACGTTACGTACGATTGATGACCTACTGCGTCAAGGAAAAATCTTATATGCGGGTGTAAGTGAATGGTCTGCGGCTCAAATTCAAGAGGCATTAAATGTCGCTGACAAGTATTTGTTAGACAGAATTGTTGTCAATCAACCGCAATACAGCCTGCTTTACCGTCATATTGAGCAAGAAATCATTCCTGTCTCAGAGAAAAATGGTATCGCTCAAGTTGTCTTTTCACCACTTGCGCAAGGCGTACTTACTGGAAAGTATAAAGGTGGCAACATTCCTAAAGACAGTCGTGCAGCGAATGCGGATATTAACGAGTATGTTCATAACTTTATTAATGAATCAAATTTAGAAAGAGTAGACAAGCTAGGAAAGTTAGCTGAAGAGCTTGACTTCACATTGCCTGAATTAGCATTAGCTTGGGTCTTACGCAACCCTAACGTAGCAAGTGCCATTGTTGGAGCGAGCCGCCCAGAGCAAATTGAAGCGAATGCCAAAGCTTCTGGGATTGTGTTATCAGAAGAAGTACAACAAAAAATTGAAGATATTTTAGCTTAA
- a CDS encoding carbohydrate ABC transporter permease: MQPSLSNNPQTEYKSDATDRVKKKTKRGLIYTVLIGFAIVNSYPILWMIMNSFKSRQEFAMNPFGLPSEWIFTNYAEAWVTANINTYFFNSLFVGLVAVIITMFVGALASYFLSRFDFKGRKLLFGFFVIGLLVPIHATLVPMFILMQKIGLINTHLALIFPYVAFNLSITIFLLTSFMSTFPKEIEESAVMDGCGAFRIFWSIILPMTRPALATAVILNFINNWNEFAFALVLINDDALRTLPLGLANFAGEYATNYVAQMAGLTIVLVPTILFYLMMEKEIVKGMTQGAVKG, encoded by the coding sequence ATGCAACCTTCTCTATCAAACAATCCACAAACAGAATATAAAAGTGATGCCACTGACCGTGTTAAAAAGAAAACTAAACGTGGTTTGATCTATACTGTATTAATTGGGTTTGCTATTGTTAATTCTTACCCGATTCTATGGATGATAATGAATTCTTTTAAATCGCGTCAAGAGTTTGCGATGAATCCGTTTGGACTGCCATCGGAATGGATTTTTACCAACTATGCGGAAGCTTGGGTAACCGCAAATATAAATACGTATTTTTTCAATAGTTTGTTTGTAGGTCTTGTCGCCGTAATTATCACGATGTTTGTAGGTGCACTTGCCTCATATTTCTTATCACGTTTTGATTTTAAAGGTAGAAAGTTGTTATTTGGTTTCTTCGTTATCGGGCTATTAGTACCAATCCATGCCACTTTAGTTCCGATGTTTATCTTGATGCAAAAGATTGGTCTTATCAATACGCATTTGGCCTTGATTTTTCCATATGTTGCGTTTAACCTGTCGATAACCATTTTCTTATTGACAAGCTTTATGAGTACATTCCCTAAGGAAATTGAAGAGTCCGCTGTCATGGATGGTTGTGGGGCGTTTCGAATCTTTTGGTCAATTATTTTACCGATGACTCGACCTGCACTCGCAACAGCTGTTATCTTAAACTTTATTAACAATTGGAATGAGTTTGCCTTTGCGTTAGTTTTGATAAACGATGATGCCTTACGAACGCTGCCATTGGGGCTTGCAAACTTCGCAGGTGAGTATGCGACCAATTACGTCGCACAGATGGCCGGATTAACAATCGTACTCGTACCAACCATTCTCTTCTATTTAATGATGGAAAAAGAGATTGTAAAAGGAATGACACAAGGTGCTGTTAAAGGATAG
- a CDS encoding polyprenyl synthetase family protein: protein MNSRDILFGKLSLIHFEMFPKEGIDIEAIAAAVEVLILAGDIFDDLMDGDNEHAPWIKINSSLALQIAIGFVVLSSKIINQFNGKAMQSHYYSTLLQSINGQYIDLTNDIVTEQNYINAIKLKSGSLIALACLTGACSASNEEKMIIEEYANNIGVVQQINNDIRAFLNWDKYQDVFQRKKSLPILYALTSKEFKNEPLSNYYNGHVDYEDIYQQREQIIDDLSSRGALQYAKVISEIHKQKAIKLMNQIDMNPALKNELLIFIM, encoded by the coding sequence ATGAATAGTAGAGATATTTTATTCGGAAAACTGTCTCTCATTCACTTTGAGATGTTTCCTAAAGAGGGGATTGACATAGAAGCTATCGCTGCTGCAGTGGAAGTTTTAATTTTAGCAGGAGATATATTTGATGACCTTATGGATGGGGACAACGAACATGCTCCATGGATTAAAATAAATTCATCTCTTGCTTTACAAATTGCGATAGGATTTGTGGTACTAAGTAGTAAAATAATTAATCAATTTAATGGAAAAGCTATGCAATCACATTATTATTCAACCCTTTTACAGAGCATTAATGGTCAGTATATCGATTTAACCAATGATATCGTTACAGAGCAAAATTATATTAACGCGATAAAACTAAAGTCAGGTTCATTAATTGCTTTGGCCTGCTTAACAGGAGCTTGCTCAGCAAGTAATGAAGAAAAGATGATTATTGAAGAATATGCTAACAACATAGGTGTAGTGCAGCAGATAAACAATGACATACGCGCATTTTTAAATTGGGACAAGTATCAAGATGTGTTTCAAAGAAAGAAAAGCTTACCGATATTGTATGCACTTACTAGTAAGGAATTTAAAAATGAACCATTGTCTAACTACTATAATGGGCATGTTGACTATGAAGATATTTACCAACAGCGAGAACAAATCATTGATGACTTATCAAGTCGTGGTGCGCTGCAATATGCAAAGGTAATAAGTGAGATTCATAAACAAAAGGCGATAAAGCTAATGAATCAGATCGATATGAACCCAGCATTAAAAAATGAACTATTAATTTTTATTATGTAG
- a CDS encoding class IIb bacteriocin, lactobin A/cerein 7B family yields the protein MENVIEHNFQDVSNAELMEVEGGLIITGMMVAAGIGCLAGGVAVGYAVGTIIKNW from the coding sequence ATGGAAAATGTGATTGAACATAATTTTCAAGATGTTAGTAATGCTGAGTTAATGGAAGTAGAAGGTGGACTAATAATTACAGGAATGATGGTAGCAGCAGGAATCGGTTGTCTTGCAGGCGGAGTAGCTGTAGGATATGCTGTTGGTACAATTATTAAAAACTGGTAA
- a CDS encoding carbohydrate ABC transporter permease, whose amino-acid sequence MHLLKNPWKIGLGILPALIIYSVFSIVPIFISFYYSFMSWNGFSPMEFVGIRNYVAILQDNIFWLSVRNNVLVVVASVFGQLPIALGLALLLNRKLKGAKFFRTIGFLPVVISTVVISITWRMIYNSEYGMLNNFLDTVGLGTLTQNWLGNPDYSMFAVCVVIIWQFVGLYLIIFLSALQTVPNEILEAAELDGASEWQKTIYITLPSMWNVILVCIVLCISGSLKTFDLIYVMTGGGPAHATEVMATYMYVETFQMLRYGFGSAISVLIFVFSLTLIGISMRLLRRREA is encoded by the coding sequence ATGCATTTACTGAAGAACCCGTGGAAGATTGGCCTTGGAATACTACCTGCCCTTATCATTTATAGTGTGTTTAGTATAGTTCCAATCTTCATTTCATTCTATTACTCATTTATGTCTTGGAATGGGTTTTCTCCAATGGAATTTGTGGGTATCCGAAACTATGTTGCGATTTTGCAGGATAACATTTTTTGGCTATCGGTAAGAAATAATGTTCTTGTTGTAGTAGCATCTGTGTTTGGACAATTGCCAATCGCCTTAGGTTTAGCATTACTGTTAAATCGAAAACTAAAAGGCGCTAAGTTTTTTAGAACAATAGGATTTCTTCCTGTTGTTATCTCTACAGTTGTTATTTCTATCACATGGAGAATGATTTATAACTCTGAGTATGGAATGTTAAACAACTTCTTGGATACGGTGGGGCTAGGCACATTGACACAGAACTGGCTTGGTAATCCCGATTATTCAATGTTTGCCGTTTGTGTCGTTATCATCTGGCAGTTTGTCGGCCTTTACCTCATTATCTTTTTATCTGCTTTACAAACAGTTCCAAATGAAATATTAGAAGCCGCTGAATTAGATGGAGCTTCCGAGTGGCAAAAAACAATTTATATTACCCTACCTTCCATGTGGAATGTCATTTTAGTATGTATCGTGTTATGTATTAGTGGGAGCTTAAAAACATTTGACCTCATTTATGTCATGACTGGCGGAGGTCCTGCCCATGCAACTGAGGTTATGGCAACCTATATGTACGTTGAAACTTTCCAAATGTTACGATATGGATTTGGAAGTGCAATATCCGTTTTAATCTTTGTGTTTAGCTTAACACTTATCGGTATTAGCATGAGACTATTAAGAAGACGAGAAGCATAG
- a CDS encoding response regulator transcription factor, with translation MMVHVLIVDDHSVVSEGTKALLEQEPDLQATIIHSSLQVLKLSQQEIESYDLYLLDLNMPNMNGLELTEKIRAIKSNAKIVIYTGYDIASHFNFLIEAGVSGFISKSVSKHQFIRTIRCLLDGEAVIPLELLPQLRRIDITVKSDDLNITLTNKEEEILVRVAKGLTNREIATELYMSQRYVERNLSEIFKKVKVNSRAELIHVAKKKGLIPDLFLW, from the coding sequence ATGATGGTACATGTTTTAATAGTAGATGATCATTCTGTAGTTTCTGAAGGAACAAAAGCGTTATTAGAACAAGAACCAGATTTACAAGCTACAATTATTCATTCAAGTCTTCAAGTACTGAAGCTTAGTCAACAAGAGATAGAATCATACGATTTGTATTTGCTTGATTTAAATATGCCTAACATGAACGGATTGGAATTAACAGAGAAAATTAGAGCGATTAAAAGTAATGCAAAAATAGTCATTTATACAGGCTATGATATTGCATCTCATTTTAATTTTTTAATTGAGGCTGGTGTATCTGGTTTTATAAGTAAGTCAGTATCCAAACATCAATTCATTCGAACAATTCGATGCTTACTAGACGGGGAAGCTGTAATCCCACTAGAATTACTTCCACAATTGAGAAGAATCGATATAACTGTTAAAAGCGATGACCTTAATATTACCTTAACCAACAAGGAAGAAGAGATTTTGGTGAGGGTTGCAAAGGGCCTGACAAATCGAGAAATTGCTACGGAACTATACATGAGTCAAAGGTATGTAGAACGAAATTTATCTGAAATCTTTAAAAAAGTAAAGGTTAATTCAAGAGCAGAATTAATACATGTTGCCAAAAAGAAAGGACTTATTCCTGATTTATTTTTGTGGTAA